One window from the genome of Enterobacter asburiae encodes:
- the iucC gene encoding aerobactin synthase IucC — protein sequence MNALWQKVNREMVAKILAELEYERTLRAKPVSSDGWRITMGNESWQFRAARGIWGWLHIDPDSLIADSGEAVEAERALLQLAAVLEMSDAQTAEHMEDLYATLRGDIQLLQAREALDADALIHLDPDELQCLMSGHPKFIFNKGRRGWGLDALRQYAPEYRGRFRLHWVAVQREHLVWSSDVDCDINALLASAMDNAERARFDARWQALGLDDGWLPVPLHPWQWQQKIAIHFLAQLARGEMVELGEFGDEYLAQQSLRTLTNASRRAPFDIKLPLTIYNTSCYRGIPGKYIAAGPLASRWLQQQFATDATLARSSAQVLGEPAAGYLSHPGYAALPQAPYRYQEMLGVIWRENPSCYLEDGEQAVLMAALMETDNAGRPLIDAWIKRSGLSADAWLEKLFEATVIPFYHLLCRYGVALIAHGQNVTLVMKDYVPQRILLKDFQGDMRLVDEDFPQAQSLPEQVKAVTARLSADYIIHDLQTGNFVTVLRFISRLTLQCGVSEPRFYQILAQVLHRYMAAHPELAERFATFDLFKPQIIRVILNPVKLTFSEHDGGSRMLPNYVTDLDNPLFLASRESAQ from the coding sequence GTGAACGCGCTCTGGCAGAAAGTGAACCGCGAGATGGTGGCGAAGATCCTCGCCGAGCTGGAATACGAACGCACCCTGCGCGCTAAGCCGGTTTCGTCGGACGGCTGGCGCATCACCATGGGCAACGAGTCCTGGCAGTTTCGCGCCGCGCGCGGGATCTGGGGCTGGCTGCATATCGACCCGGACAGCCTGATCGCCGACAGCGGCGAAGCCGTCGAAGCGGAACGCGCGCTGCTGCAGCTGGCGGCGGTGCTGGAGATGAGCGACGCGCAAACGGCAGAGCACATGGAAGATCTCTACGCCACGCTGCGCGGCGACATTCAGCTGCTGCAGGCGCGTGAAGCGCTGGACGCGGACGCGCTGATCCACCTCGACCCGGACGAATTACAGTGTCTGATGAGCGGTCACCCGAAGTTTATTTTCAACAAAGGCCGCCGCGGCTGGGGGCTGGACGCGCTCCGTCAGTACGCGCCGGAGTATCGCGGACGTTTTCGTCTGCACTGGGTTGCCGTTCAGCGGGAGCATCTGGTCTGGAGCAGCGACGTCGATTGCGATATCAACGCTCTGCTGGCGAGCGCTATGGACAACGCCGAGCGCGCCCGCTTTGACGCCCGCTGGCAGGCGCTGGGGCTCGACGACGGCTGGCTGCCGGTGCCGCTGCACCCGTGGCAGTGGCAGCAGAAAATTGCCATTCATTTCCTGGCGCAGCTGGCGCGCGGAGAGATGGTTGAGCTGGGCGAATTTGGCGATGAGTATCTGGCGCAGCAGTCCCTGCGAACGCTCACCAACGCCAGCCGTCGCGCGCCGTTTGACATCAAGCTTCCGCTGACTATCTACAACACCTCCTGCTATCGCGGCATTCCAGGCAAGTACATTGCCGCCGGGCCGCTGGCCTCGCGCTGGCTACAGCAACAGTTTGCCACCGACGCCACGCTTGCCCGCTCTAGCGCGCAGGTGCTGGGCGAACCCGCCGCCGGCTATCTGTCGCATCCGGGCTATGCCGCGTTGCCGCAAGCGCCCTACCGCTATCAGGAGATGCTGGGGGTGATCTGGCGCGAGAACCCATCCTGTTATTTAGAAGACGGTGAACAGGCGGTGCTGATGGCGGCGCTGATGGAAACCGACAATGCAGGGCGCCCGCTGATCGACGCGTGGATTAAACGCTCGGGGCTAAGCGCCGACGCGTGGCTGGAAAAGCTGTTTGAGGCAACGGTGATCCCGTTCTACCACCTGCTCTGCCGCTACGGCGTGGCGCTGATTGCCCACGGCCAGAACGTAACGCTGGTGATGAAGGATTACGTCCCGCAGCGCATCCTGCTGAAGGATTTCCAGGGCGATATGCGCCTGGTGGATGAGGATTTCCCGCAGGCGCAGAGCCTGCCGGAGCAGGTGAAGGCCGTCACGGCGCGCCTCAGCGCGGATTACATCATTCACGACCTGCAAACCGGCAACTTTGTGACGGTGCTGCGCTTTATCTCGCGCCTCACCCTGCAATGCGGCGTGAGCGAACCCCGTTTCTATCAGATCCTGGCGCAGGTTTTACACCGCTATATGGCCGCGCACCCGGAGCTTGCGGAGCGCTTTGCGACGTTCGACCTGTTCAAGCCGCAAATTATTCGCGTGATCCTCAACCCGGTCAAACTGACCTTCTCCGAACACGACGGCGGCAGCCGCATGCTGCCGAACTACGTTACCGACCTCGATAACCCTCTTTTTCTCGCCTCCCGGGAGTCAGCGCAATGA